A genomic window from Nitrospirota bacterium includes:
- a CDS encoding DUF6691 family protein, translating into MTAPLYGYAMFGENTSLLLAVILGIFFGLFLERGGLGNPHKLTGVFYFTDFTVPKVMFTAILVAASGLYLLSDLKLLDISRVWIVPAFFWPQITGGILFGAGFVLSGYCPGTAIAGFASGRLDALVAMTGIGAGSLIFAVLYPYIEGFYISSAMGSVTLPQLLKINHWFVMVLLYVLAAGMFYLMERFEKRS; encoded by the coding sequence ATGACAGCCCCTTTATATGGATATGCAATGTTCGGTGAAAACACAAGCCTTCTACTGGCTGTAATCCTGGGGATTTTCTTTGGTCTCTTTCTCGAGAGGGGAGGCCTTGGCAATCCTCACAAACTGACCGGTGTCTTTTACTTTACAGACTTCACCGTCCCGAAGGTCATGTTTACTGCAATACTTGTTGCTGCTTCCGGGCTGTATCTGCTGTCGGATCTGAAACTCCTGGACATAAGCAGGGTATGGATTGTCCCGGCTTTTTTCTGGCCCCAGATTACAGGGGGTATATTATTCGGGGCAGGCTTTGTCTTAAGCGGATACTGTCCAGGAACAGCCATAGCCGGGTTTGCATCAGGAAGACTGGATGCGCTGGTTGCCATGACAGGCATTGGCGCCGGTTCACTGATATTTGCCGTCCTGTATCCCTATATCGAAGGGTTTTACATCTCTTCAGCAATGGGAAGTGTGACTTTGCCGCAATTATTGAAGATAAATCACTGGTTTGTGATGGTACTCCTGTATGTTCTTGCAGCGGGTATGTTTTATCTGATGGAACGGTTTGAGAAGAGGAGTTAA
- a CDS encoding YeeE/YedE thiosulfate transporter family protein → MEKNNFWSPYIAGVGLGLTLLATFYIIGWGLGASSAYSLVTAVGLKEISPDYAGSLKYFSRYLNVESPLKDWVLFEVTGLFIGALTGALLSGNFRVRLDKAAKMSTKKRLITAVTGGILIGFASRLSRGCTSGVALSGGAQLAAGGWIFVIAMFAGGFVFAALFRRLW, encoded by the coding sequence ATGGAAAAAAATAATTTCTGGTCACCGTATATCGCTGGAGTTGGTCTTGGCTTGACCCTACTGGCAACCTTCTACATTATCGGCTGGGGACTCGGAGCCTCAAGTGCCTATTCATTGGTTACGGCTGTTGGCCTGAAGGAAATCAGTCCAGATTATGCAGGCAGTCTCAAGTATTTCTCAAGATACCTCAATGTTGAATCTCCATTGAAAGACTGGGTCCTTTTTGAGGTCACAGGGCTCTTTATCGGAGCCCTGACAGGGGCACTGCTGAGTGGAAACTTCAGGGTCAGACTTGATAAGGCCGCAAAAATGAGCACCAAAAAGAGACTGATAACCGCAGTAACAGGTGGCATACTGATAGGTTTTGCAAGCAGGCTCTCGAGGGGATGCACCAGTGGAGTAGCCCTTTCAGGCGGGGCACAACTTGCAGCAGGAGGGTGGATATTTGTCATTGCAATGTTTGCAGGCGGCTTTGTCTTCGCAGCCCTTTTCAGGAGGTTATGGTAA